The genome window GATTAATGAAGACACCGAACTTGCAAGAAAAGTTTTTATAAAAGACGATATCCTGGATGAAATTAACTTGGCTGCAATAAAAACCACCCTTGCTTTGATTGAAAACAATCATCCTGATCCTTTACATTACCTTTCCGTTTTATCCGTAATTAGAAAAATAGAAAGAATGGGCGACCAGTCCAAAAACATTGCTGAAGAAATTATTTTTTACATTGAAGCAAAAGTGTTAAAACATCGCACTTAAGGGGAATATTAACATTTATGAAAACCATCCGAAATTTATTGAATGGACCAGTGGAAAGGTTAAAATAGGACAAAAACAAAAAAGAATGCAGTTGAAGGGTATGCCGAATAAAAAAGCAAAGGTTACAAGTTGAATTTTATACGATTTTTCATTTGTTTTTAAACGAAATTATTTGCCCACTATTTTAAATTAATCCTTCTGAACAATCAAATTGGCAGATGTCCTGTTTAATGTGAATTCTGTGTAAATTCTGTTATTTTACTGCTTTTATGGCCCAAGAATTCCATAAAAAATAGGACAAGGAGAATTTAATTAATCCTTGCAACTTTTACCACTTCTTTCACCTTGTTTTTGTGACTGAAAACACCAAGGTAAATTCCCGGTAAAATTTCACCTACCTCACAAACGGATTTCCCTATGCCCTTATCAAGAGTTTTGCTTACCACCACCCTACCTGAAAAATCCAGCAAGCTAAAAGCATCGCAATCATTATGCTTAATTTCAAGATGATTTTTATTTTTCCAATAAGCCTGGCACTCGGCAGTGTTATAATTCTGAGAAATATTCAAAGGATCTGAGACAATAATAACACCTTTCATTCCCATTGAAGCATGAGGGTCGCATACAAAATAATAATTTCCAGGATTATCAACAGTAAAAGTAACATCAGTGGTAGGAGCTCCAAAACCAACCCAAAAGCCACCATTGTGGTTTGAAGTGTTATTCAACCAATCCGCATAATCCACTTGGGTGGCACTGTGGTATCCAATTGAAACAAATTCTATAATATCTCCTGGCTCTAAATAAAGCGTGTCTGGTTGAAATTCAGTATCAATGGCTGTTAAAACGTGCGTAGTTTGGGCCCTAAGGCTGAAGGATAAAAAAAGAACAATTATAAAGAGTATGTTTTTCATGATAAAAGTTTAAAATTTATTTTCAAAGCTAATAAATTATTCAGTTAAAGAAACAATAAAAAGTGGTAATTGAACCTAATACTTTTCCAAAAAACATCCATTTGAGCAATGCTGCCCCCTTCTCAAATATATTATTACTTTTGGGTATCCAAATAAATTATCCATTATAAAAAATAAAAAAAATGAAACTTCTGATAAACCTGGTTTTACTTCTTCTAATCACACAGAAAATCAATTCTCAAACACTTATTGCTCAGGCAAAACCAATGGGTGGGAAATTATGGGGATATATTGATATAACAGGCAATTTGGTTATACCTGCTAAATATGCCACCTGTTATGAATTTACCGAGGATGGTTTTGCAGCAATTTATGAGGCAAAACAATATCATTTTATAAATAAAAAAGGCGAAAAAATAATTACTGAATTAAGTGGATTTAAACTTATAGATGGGTTTGGAATTAATCTAAAAGGCTATAACAATGGACTAGCTCCTGTTAAGATAGGAACATCATGGGGTTATATGGATGTTCAGGGCAAGGAATCTATAAAGCCTTCTTATGATAAAGTATCGGAATTTAATGGTGGTTATGCAGTGGCAAGCAGAGGCGAGAAGAAATTTGTTCTGGATTTAAAAGGAAATGAAATTCCGGTAACAGACACTAAAGTTTTTGCTTTAAAACATTTCTCTGAAGGCCTAGCGCCTTTTGATGGCCAGGATAAAAAAAATGGCTTTATTGACATAAGTGGAAAAGTAGTTATTGAACCTGATTTTATGAGTGTAGGATATTTTGTAAATGACTTAGCATGGGCTAAAACCACTGAACTTACAGTGGGTTATATCAACAAAAAAGGAGAATGGGTAATAAAGCCGCAGTTTACTGCAGCTAAAGATTTTGATGCTCAAAG of Bacteroidota bacterium contains these proteins:
- a CDS encoding WG repeat-containing protein, encoding MKLLINLVLLLLITQKINSQTLIAQAKPMGGKLWGYIDITGNLVIPAKYATCYEFTEDGFAAIYEAKQYHFINKKGEKIITELSGFKLIDGFGINLKGYNNGLAPVKIGTSWGYMDVQGKESIKPSYDKVSEFNGGYAVASRGEKKFVLDLKGNEIPVTDTKVFALKHFSEGLAPFDGQDKKNGFIDISGKVVIEPDFMSVGYFVNDLAWAKTTELTVGYINKKGEWVIKPQFTAAKDFDAQSGMARVKIAETWAYIDKTERF